The DNA region AATGTATCTCTCTTATCCTCTTTATCTCTTTTTCTTCAAGCGGCTCTTCTGGGCGGCCTGGTGGCCTTAGAATTGGCCTTGAGCCGGTCTTTTTGTAGTGTAGGTAAATTTGATTTACCCTTCTAAGGGTAATCTTTTGGATGAAGGCAATCTTTTTGTCGTTGAGCTTTGCCATACCCCAATAACATTTCCTCACGGGAAATGATTTTGGGATAAGACATAGAAAAACAGGCATGGGAAAAGTTTATAAATTCCCTAAAATATTCACTTCTTATTAGGCAAGCCGCGGTCGCCTAGCCTGGGAGGGCGCCAGACTGAAGATCTGGTATTCCGCTGGTTCAAATCCGGCCCGCGGCACTCTAAACTTTTTCTCATATTTACGATACGCTTAATCCAAAAACTTAGAAATAACTCTATTTTTAGGGCCAGAATTGAATTAATTTTTACCTGTGGCATTAGCAAAGAGAGAAGAGTGAAAGAAAAGTAAGTTGGCCTTAATTTTAGGGCCAGACCCCAATTAAACGAATTGGCCCTGTCTTTACATCCCATCCAATAGGCTAAAGTCTATTCCAAGTTAGGCAAAATTCGATAAAATTATAAACAATAAACCATTATCCATTAATGATTATCCCTGGTGAATATTATGAAGAAATTAATAGCTATTTTGATAATAGGAATGTTTATTCTGTCCGCAGGGGCTGTCTATGCCGCTGACGGCACCCAGAAGTGGAGATTTAATACAGGTAATGCTATTGATTCATCGCCTGCAATCGGTGCTGACGGCACTATCTATGTCGGAAGCTGGGATTGTTACCTTTACGCGGTAAATCCCAACGGCACCCAGAAGTGGAAATTCCCGACAAGTGGCGTGATTTATTCATCGCCTGCAATCGGTGCTGACGGCACTATCTATGTCGGAAGCGGTGATTCTTACCTTTACGCTATTGAAGGTAGTTCTGGATGGACAACTGCAGATTATCGGCAGTCAATGAAGGCATATGCAAATTCGAACTGGCCAAGATTCGGACAAAACAACTTCAATCTACACAGGGCAGTGCCAACTCTTCACAAATCACTTCCAATAGACAGATTCTTGAAGATACTAAATGAGAACAGATGCAAGAATCATCCAGGCGCCGAAGGATGCGAAGTTAATTAATTTATTTTTTCTTTTCACTATTTTTTTCCATTGCAATTAGACTTGCCATATTTTTGCATATAATCTCTTCCGGATGGAATGTTAAAGGATCGTTTGATAAAAAAATAGTAGTATAAATCATATTTTGATAAATCTAATCACTTGTTTCTTAAATTAACACAAAATATCACAGACTATTTATGATATATGATACATCGTTCATTTTATATCTCTACTTCTCCTTCTAATTATCGGTGTTATAATGAAAGATGGCGTATTTTATGGAAAAGGTGTAAACAAGATAAAAAACGAATATCCTGAAATATTCGAGGCTATAGTAAAGCTCGACGAAGCAGTTTTTACAGGAAAAGTACTTGACTATAGAACTCAAAAATTAGTTGCACTTGGAATAACAGCGGCAAGAGCAGATGAAAGCGCAACAAAAAGACAGATGATGTCCGGTATGAATGAATTTAATATAACAAAGGACGAGATAGTTGATGTCTTAAGGGTCGTCCTCTTAACTTCAGGCATGCCAGCATTTAACAAAGGGATGAGAATCTTAGATGAGATAGAAAAACAATAATTAAATTTTCTCTTTTCTCATAATGGGAATATCTCAACATCAGAGCTCTGAAAACCTGTATCAAATATCCTGATATATTTCAAGATATCCTCAAAGTGACCTCTTATCTTACTATCTTCTTCCCCATATGGATAGTAAGCAAAGAAAAGGTAGGTTCTAGTTTTCTCTGTGATCATTGTCCTTCTATCCGGGCCAAACAATACACTTGATATTATGCCAAATTCATCTTGGGTAGTAATGTCTTCTGGCTTTAATTTCATCTCTTTCCCGCTGATATTCATATATTCTTCGTTACCTTTCGCTATCTTTGTATTAAGGCCACCCTTGATGCGATCAAGGTCATGGCCAGCCGTTAGATACATATTCTTCAGCTCGGCCATAAACATCGCCTCAACAACAGTATACTGTGAAGGGAAGCTCTTGCCACTAGTTATCGATTTAATCTGGTATTCAATCGGGTAGTTCTTCCCAAATTTTTTAAAGAATTGATTGTATTTTTTTATAGTTTCAGACTCTAGGTAATCTTTTGCATTATCCCTTATATCTGTCTCTATCCTTCTCTTTTCCTTCTCTAGCGATTCATCAATTTTTTTGTTTTCTAAATTTCTAATTTCAATAGTAGATACTATTAGATCGGGAAAATAATCCTTGAGAGTATTTAAAACATCCACCTTTATGATTATAATTCTCTAGATTGATTTAAATTTTTATTGAAAAAAGAGCGGTAAAGATTTTAAAGTTGAGCCCATCTAATAACAAGGAGAGAATATGATTTGTAAAAATTGTGGTAAGGAGATAGAAGACACTGCAAAATACTGCGCAGAGTGTGGCTATTCAACGGCCAAGAGGGAGGAATTCTACGTTGATTCAGACCACTTGATAGAGGAAATAAAGAAGATCATAGATGAAGGTATAGCAACAAGGATTATTATCAAAGATGAAAACGATAAATTGCTTCTAGATATCCCTCTTGCAGCTGGTCTCGTCGGCGCATTGATTGCACCATGGCTCGCAGCACTTGGTGCCATAGCTGCTCTAGTTGTAAAATGCAAGATAGTTGTAGAAAAACCAAATTAATTTTTTTATTTTTCTTCTAGTAAATTATTTAAATTAGTCAAACTCATACAGATAGGTGAGAAAATGAACCCTTCCGATGATATAATTATTATTGAAACTAAGAAGATTGATGTTGATAATCCAATAGTTCTAGAAGGAGTACCAGATATGGGGCTCGTTGGTTCAATAGCCGTAAGTCATCTGATACAAGAACAGAATTTTGAAGATGTTGGCTACATCAAGTCTGACCTTTTCCCTCCCGTAATGGTAGTCCATTCCAGAAAAGTGTTAAATCCTATAAGGATATTTCAAAAGGACAATATAATTGCAATACTCTCTGAAATCCCAATTGACCCAAACCCAGGATATATGCTATCTAAAAGACTCACTGAATGGTATAAAGAAAAAGGCGTAGAACTTATAATCTCTATAAGTGGAACACCTTTCCAAGAACGAATTGATATCGATGAACCGGAAGTTTTTGGGACATCAAACAATGAAGAGATATTGAAAAAAATGGAGGATTCAGGAGTTAAGATCCTTGAAGAAGGTTTTGTTTCTGGGTTTTATGCATTAATTCTTAAGAATTCCATCGAACTAAATCTAAATTCATCAGTTTTACTTGCGCAGTGCTATCCAAGTTATCCTGATCCAGGGGCCGCCGCTTCAATTCTTAAGATATTGAATAAAATGACAGGCTTGAATGTAGATTTTAAACAGCTGATTGAACAAGCTGAAGATCTAAAGGTCAACTATAGAGCACTTATGGAGCAGACAAACGCTTCAATCCAGAGGGAAAGTAAAGTTGATGTACCGACCATGTACAGGTAGATACCATGATAAGAAGGTACTATATTATCACAAGAGATTCAAATCATTCATTTAAAGAAGATTATTGGCATATTAACTACTGCAGTTGCAATAATATTGAACCTCTAACAGAGTTTGTCGAGACAAATGAAGCCTTAATTGCAACTTTGGATATGCCTTGCGTTGAGAAGGAAAAAATAGAGGTAACATCTGAAGAAAACTGCGTTAGGATATTTGCACCTACAACAAAAGGATTTTGCTTTAAGAGGGATATAAATCTTCCATTTTCTACTGACCCAGAAAAAGTCCGCGCTACTTATAAGAAAGGGATCCTAGCCATTGAAATACCAAAAAAAGTTAAACATTATAAAATAGAAATAAAATAATCATTTCCATTTTTCTAAGGCTTTTCTAAGCTCTTCATGAGTCTTTGCGTACTCCGGGAGTGATATCCCTTCCATGACGGCATCTACAGCCTGTCGCATGGCAGCTGCACCTTTTATAGTCCCATCGGGGTGTCCGTGTATCCCTCCCCCAGCCTGGACTATTGTGTCATCTCCCATGAACTGAACTATGGCAGGTATGTGGCCCGGGTGAAGTCCGCCTGAATTTACTGGAAAGCATGGATTCAAACCAAAAAGGTCAGATACAATCTTCTCCTTATTTTTAAGCACTTCTTCGATCTCACCTTCCATCTTGCCAACTACACTGCCTACATGCAGCTGGTCAATCCCTGCAAGCCTTGAAAGAAGTGACAACACTGGCATCGAAATGCCTTGCCTTTCGTTTCGTGTTATAGCTGCATGCATGGCCCTGTGTCCATGTATTATCATCTTAAATCCCTGATCCCTTATCTCTTGAACTTTTGAAAATCCAGCAACTAGGATGTCAACCATTATGCAAGCCCCACCATGGTCTTTTACAAACTGGGCTCTTTCTGTCATGTTTACCCCCGTTATATTTGGGGCATAGAGTTTCTTTTCTCCAGTTTCACTTTCTGCTCTGTCGAGGGCATCAAGAACCTTTATGACTCTATCTTCAAAAGGGCAAAATCTCTGATTTGTGAGATTCTCATCGTCCTTTACAAAATCGCATCCCCCATACCACGATTCATAAGAGAGGCTGGCAGTATCTTCTGGATTTAGCCCAACTTTTGGCTTGACTATGGTGCCTATATGCGGTCTTCTGGTCTTATCTGTCTTCATGTATTTCCTTACGCCCTCGATTCCATATTCTGGGCCTTTGAAAGTTTTAATGTATTTCTGAGGCATATCAACATCAATTAGTCTTGCCTTTGGTATTATCTTCATACCTAGAATGTTCCCTGCAATATCAGATAGAATTTGTGGAACTGAATTATCTTCAAACAACTCTATTGGGTAAGCAACTTTGATGTATGCCGCTTTATTGTCCTCAATCTCATAGAGCTCTTTAGCATAAAAAACAAAAGCCGACAAACTAGAGGCATATCCCTTTGAAGTTTTAAGAGGCGTCCAGGTTCCGTTGGAAGATTCCTTTGCAAGCTCTCCAGCATTTTTTATCACGTCATCTGTTTCGATGTAGAAATCTGCAATCAAATAGAAATCTTTGTCAATATCCTCTCCAATTCTTACAAAATCCATCTAATCACCTTATTAATTTGAGAGAGGAATTATTTAAATTTAAGTGATTTGATAATAAAAGAGAAATTAAATTAAGAAAAGTTTATTAAAATCAGTTTTTTTCAACTTGAATTTCAACATCGTCAATGTACCAGCCACGGTAATCATTTGCTAATTCATCGCTCATGTCAAAATAGAAGCCTATCTCGATAACTTTTCCGTTATAACTTGAGAGATCATAGCTTTTTTGAAGCCAAAGTTGCATTGGGTCGCTGTGTAACTGATCTAGGTCTTCCCAGTCCCCATTTCCAACTTCCCTTACCTGGATAAATCTTTGGTCGTAAAGTTTGCCCATATTTTCAGTTTGATACCAGTACCAAAATGTTAAAGTTGCATTAGTTGAACCTTTTAGATTTATAGGGGGTGAAACAAGTCTACCGCTGTTAGCAGTTCCAGAATCATAGTTTCCTGTAAGGTCATTCCCGTACCAAAAACTTGAAACTCCACTGTTAGCGTTTCTGTATTGTGACGTTTCATCTACGATATGCCACATACCTGTTGCTTCCCATCCAGCCGAGCTCTTTTCAAAATTATAAACATAATTATTGCTGAATACAGGCACAGCAACAATCAAAGATAAAACCGCCATTGACAATAGAGCAATTCCAATCTTTTTCACTGAAATCACCTTCATGTTATAAGCTACCATGGGCCCAATTTATAAGCCTTTCTGCAAATATATTATATTTATTATTAAATTATTAAACTATATTTGTATTTTCGATTATTATTTATAATAATAAATAAAACAAATTAAAATTTAAAAATGATACCAATATTAAGATTTTTATACTAATCGTGACATGTACTGGAAGAATCTTAAAACTAATACTGCGTAGATCACTACCAAAATGCACAAGAAAACGATTATTTTAGGTTTCTTAAGATTGAATATTATTTCTGGGTGTAGGAATATCCCGAAGAATAACAGAAACAATCCTAAAAGATGACTTGGTACATATTCTATCCCCATATAAGGCAGTATATTAAATCCCATGAATGCAAATACAGTCACAAATAATCCGACTGCCATTAAAAACTCTGAAAGCTTTCTTAAATTAGTTTCTGATATCACAACAATACCTATTTTTTTGTAAGTTCATCAAGTATTCTCATACCTTTTATGAAGGCTGGCTGGCCCGATAATAAGAGAACTACCCTCAAAACATCAGCTATCTCTTCCGGAGTTACCTTTAATTCCTTCATTGCTGAGCGCATCTGTTTTTCTGTGGCAGTTTCATCGCAGTTACCTGCAGTAATCCCAATCGCAATAAGCTTCTGCGTTTTGTAGTCAAGGACCTTCCCCGTATATACAACTTCGTTAAGATTTTTTATAACTTCGTAAATCTCTGGATAATCTTTCTTTACCTTTCCCATCCCTTTTCCATAAAACACGTCGTACTTCATTTTATCACAAGTACTTATTCATTTTATTCTATATAAATATAAGTATTTGTGAATAACCAATCAAAAGACATTTAACGAGTTTTCCCATCTTGACATCAATGGAGGGATTATTGCTTCTTTCTATAGGTTTTGGGGTCGGTTTATCAGGGGCAATTGCACCGGGCCCATTATTCATGGCTACAATAAAGGACACGTTGAAATACGGGTCACTATCAGGTCCAATGATATGCGTTGGACATCTTTTTGTAGAAATCCCAATAATAATAGGTCTCTCACTTGGTATATCTTACGTGATTAATATACCCATCGTAAGGGCGTTGATAGGTCTAATCGGTGGCGTGAGTCTAGCTTATCTTGGAATCCAGATAATAAAAGGCAGGAAAAAATTTGAAAAGATTTCTGAAGAGAGCATGAAGGATATTCAAATAGATAGCATTAGAATCAAGAAGGATTATATGCTCCCGATGAAAACTGGATTCATATTCACAATTTTAAATCCAGCGATGTTTATCTGGTGGTTTACTGTAGGAAATGGTCTTGTGATGAGGGGGCTTGCGATTGGATTTATGGGAGTATTCTTACTATTTATTGGCCACTGGTTTTCTGACTTGTCATGGTATACATTTCTTTCCTTTTCAATTTCAAAAGGTAAAAAGTTCATAAGTGCTAAAGTCTACGAGGCAATCCTTTTTGTTTGTGGTGTTTTCTTGGTATCTCTCGGGGTGTATTTCTTATATGGCGCCCTCCCTTACTTAAGCCACTATGTCTAATATTTTTATATTAAAAAGTTTAAAGATAGTATATGCTTGAGATAGATGGCAGTTTTGGGGAAGGTGGCGGTCAAATTCTAAGGACTTCGCTTGCATTTTCTATTCTAACTGATATTCCCGTTCATGTCTATAACATAAGGAGAAATAGACCACGAGAAGGATTGGCACCACAGCATTTGAAAACAATATCGGCTTTAGAAGCCTTGACAGGTTCAAAAGTTGAAGGGAACTCTATAAGTTCAACTGAAATTAAATTTTTCCCAAAAAAAGAATTTAAAAGAAAGATTACAATTAACATTGGAACAGCAGGAAGCATTACGTTACTCTTGCAATCTCTCATGGTTATTTTACCCTTTTTAGAAAACAAAACAATTGTCGGTGTCTATGGAGGTACAGACGTCCCATGGAGCCCACAGGTAGACTACCTAAAGGAAGTTTCATTGCCAACTTTAGAGAGGATGGGATACAGAATTAATATCACGAAGGTGATAAGGGGCTACTACCCAGAAGGCGGAGGCTATGTTGAGATCGAAGCGTTTCCAATTAAAAAACTTAAACCAATTAGAATTGATAAATTTCAAAAATTAGAAAAGATCGATGGTGTTTCTTATTCTACAAACCTTCCTGAAAATGTGACAGAACGGCAAAAGAAATCTGCAAGAGGGATACTCTATAGAGATGGAATTACTCCCAATATCAAACTTCAAGTTGAAAAGGATTCTAGCCAAAGAATTGGATCAGGGCTATTCCTTTTCTCCAAAGACAAGAATTCAATTATTGGAGACGGGGCATTGGGCGCAAGAGGAAAAAGGGCCGAAGAGGTGGGTGAAGAAGGGGCAAAACAATTTCTAGAGAAATATTATCAAGGATTTGATTGTCACATGTCTGACCAGATAGTCCCATATATGGCTCTGGCAGAAGGGAGTTCCTCAATTTTTACTAAAAATACTTCTCATCTTGAAACAAATATTTCCATTTTGGAGAAATTTTACGATATTAAAGTTTTGTGGGAAGATTATATGCTAGAAATAGAGGGCATTGGATTTGAAAATGTTTATATAGATTGAACTTTAAGAAACTAAGGTGAGAGAATGGGAGACTTGAAGAAAGTATCTGAATTTGTTTATGAGATTGAGAAAAAAGGTGAGATGAAAGTACCGGCCAGAATATATGCTGATGATAAGCTTATTGTAAAAATGAAGGAAGACCTTACGTTAAAGCAGGCAGAGAATATATCGTGCCTTACAGGAATCGAGGGCTACTCTTTTGTCATGCCAGATGGGCACCAGGGGTATGGATTTCCCATAGGTGGCGTTGCCGCAATGGATTATGAAAATGGAATTATCTCTCCTGGAGGGGTGGGGTATGACATAAACTGCGGTGTCAGACTTCTAAAATCAAGCTTAACACATGATGACGTTTTTGGAAAAAGAAAAGAAATCATCGATTCAATATTCAAAAACGTTCCTTCCGGGCTTGGTTCACAGGGCAAGGTAAAATTATCCTCTAAGAATTTAGATGAGGTCCTGATGGTGGGGGCAAAATGGGCAGTTGATGAGGACTACGGCTGGAAAAAGGACTTGAAGCGTATTGAGAGTGAAGGAAGCATGGATGGAGACCCGAATAAAGTCAGTAGCAATGCAAAGAAGAGGGGGATGCCCCAGCTAGGGAGCCTTGGTAGCGGAAATCACTTCCTTGAAATGCAGGTTATCGATGAGATTTATGACGAGAAGACTGCTGCTGGATTTGGACTCAAAGAAGGACAGATCTGTTTTATGATGCATACAGGATCACGAGGATGTGGCCATCAGATATGTTCTGACTATATCCAAACAATGGAGGGCGCCCATAAAAAATACAATATTAAAATCCCCGATAGAGAACTTGTATGTGCGCCAATCCAGTCAAAGGAAGGAGAAGATTATTTCAAGGCAATGAGTTCAGGAGCTAACTTTGCATGGGCAAACAGGCAGATGATAACTCACTGGATAAGGGAATCCATAGGTAAAGTTTTTGATGAAGATCCAGAAGATTTAGGGTTAGAAATACTATACGATGTTGCCCATAATATAGCCAAGATTGAAAAGCACAACGGAAAGAAATACTGCGTCCATAGAAAAGGTGCAACAAGGGCATTCTGGAAGGGAAGAGATGAACTGCCAAAAGAGTATGAAGACTTCGGGCAGCCAGTTATAATCCCTGGCGACATGGGAACTGCGTCTTACATAATGGTCGGGGTAAAATCATCAAGTCAAACGTTTGGGTCAACATGTCACGGAGCTGGAAGAGTTCTTTCAAGAAGTGCGGCGATTAAGAAATTTAGAGGCGAGGACATAATCAAAATGCTTGAAAAGCAAAATATATATGTCAAAGCCGCTTCTCCAAAGGTCGTTGCCGAAGAAGCTCCTGATGTATACAAAGATATTCATAACGTAGTGGACGTATGTGATAAAGCAGGGCTTGCAAAGAAAGTTGCAAAACTTAGGCCGATAGGGGTAGCTAAAGGATAATTAATCCTTTGCGTATCCCTCGACACTTTGGTCCCACATCTTGTAAAAGAAATCCCTTGTTTTCTTTAGTATAGTCTTGTCGTTAGTTATTATCCCCGCTTCAAAGTGGTCATAGAAGCTGTCTCTTGTAAGGTCCGAAGAAGAAATTATTGATTCTCTATCATCAGAGATTAAGAATCTAGCATGGCATTCCCTGTTTACTCTGACCTCTGCGCCATTTTTCTTTAAGATTTTGAATGCTTTTTTATTGCCTGGTCTTGTGATGTGTCTGAATATTGCCTTGACCTTTGCACCTTTTTTCACAACATCTATAATAAACGAAACAATGGAATCATCAAGATATCCTGCGATAAGAAGTTCATTCTGAGTGTTTTCTATGAGATTAATGGTTCTATCCTTTAGAATCTTGTCTTGAGGGGTGGTAACGATTAAGTCAAATGGAGATTCCAACGGCGGTAATTTTTCGTAAGTTACCTTCTTAGTTGATATCTCTTCAGCTTCAGCGATCTGTTCTAAAGTATAATAGACTCCAAGATCTGCTACCACGCATTCTGTAATCTTACTGAGTTCCTCCCACAACTCTTCTAGTTTTTTAGGATCTCCATGATTTAAAAATACTTTTTTTGGTGGTTCTTCAAAAGATGACACATAATCGATTAGATCTGGATGGGAAGCATGGGCGGAGAATTCAATCCATTCTACCCTTGAATTAATCTTTCTTAGTTTCCCATCCTCGTCTTTAAATTCTCTTAAGCCATCTAAAATTTGTCTGCCAAAAGTTTCTTCAACTTGGTAACCAACTAATAAAAGTGTGTTTTTTTCGTCAGGTGCCCATGATTTGAAATAATCGATAACTGGACCTCCAGACATCATTCCCGCAGTAGTAACGACTATTATCGGCTCAGGTGACTGAATTATTTTCTTTCTGTTCCAAACCTCTCTAAACATTTTGCTGTTGAAAGGATTTTCTTTTCTGAAGAGATTTATCATCTTTTGATTCATCCAGTCGGGGTAGTTGTCGTAGATGTCATTTGCTTTGATAAGCATGCCCTCAAGGTATATGGGCTGCGATATCTCTCCCCTTTCCTTTGCCTCTTTTAGAATCATCATTATATTTTGGGCTCTGTCTATCGCAAAAACAGGTATCAAGACATTTCCTTTCTTCTTTTTTGTTTCTTTAATTACTCGGATCAGGTCCTTTTCTCTATGTTCTATTGGTGGATGCACGTCACTTTTCATTCCATAAGTTGACTCTAGTATTAGGTAGTCCACTCCAGGTATTCCTTTTTTAACTGGATTTAAAGTTCTAACATCAGAGCCGATATCCCCTGTATAAACAATTCTTCCGTAAGGCGTGTCAAGACATATTTGAGCTGCACCCAATATATGGCCAGCATCATAAAAAGTAAGAGATATGTCTTCATTTATGTAGACCTTTTCTTCATAGTTAAGAGCTACTGCTCTAGCGATCTCTTTTCGTATATCTTCTTGGTAATAAGGAACCTTTTCTCCTTGAAGCTCTTGGACTTTGATAAAATCTTTTTGGATTAAAAGTGCCAGGTCCATAGTTGGCTTAGTAAAGTATATGGGGCCGTTATATCCAAGAGAATAAAGACGAGGCGCATATCCAGAATGGTCAAGATGTGCGTGAGAGATAATAACAGCTTCAATTGCGGATATGTTAACATCTGATAAATCAGGATACATCCCTTCCCCAGAAAGCTTTACTCCGCAATCCAAAATAAATATTCGTCCATCAATATCAACTTCAACGCAAGATTTTCCAACCTCGCCAGCACCACCTAACCATCTAAGCTTCATGGGCTTTCAAAAGTAACAACCTTTAAATGTTTTATGAATTATTAACTAACATGGAACTTCAGTATCATATTAAATGTAAGGATGGCGATATATTCCCTTATGTCATCATGCCGGGAGATCCGAACAGGGTCAATTTGATCGGGAGCTTTATGGAGGATGTTAAGCAAATTGCATCTAACAGAGAGTATACTACAATTTCGGGATATTACAGAGGTGTTGGAATAAGTGTCACTTCTACAGGAATTGGCGCACCTTCCACTTCGATTGCAATAGAAGAACTTGCAAGGATTGGTGCAAAGACTTTGATTAGGGTAGGGAGCACTGGGGCATTGGAAGAAACAATAAAGTGTGGGGATTTAATCATAAACACAGCTTCAGTCAGATATGATGGTGCAACAAAAGATTACGTCAATCCATTTTACCCTGCAGTTGCATCCTATGAAGTGACTCTTGCACTGATAGAGGCCTGTGAAAAATTGCAGTATAAATATCACGTTGGGATTGGCGCCAGCAGAGACACATTTTATGGAGGGCAGGAGAGGCCCTCTTTTAAAGATTAC from Methanofastidiosum sp. includes:
- a CDS encoding MBL fold metallo-hydrolase, producing MKLRWLGGAGEVGKSCVEVDIDGRIFILDCGVKLSGEGMYPDLSDVNISAIEAVIISHAHLDHSGYAPRLYSLGYNGPIYFTKPTMDLALLIQKDFIKVQELQGEKVPYYQEDIRKEIARAVALNYEEKVYINEDISLTFYDAGHILGAAQICLDTPYGRIVYTGDIGSDVRTLNPVKKGIPGVDYLILESTYGMKSDVHPPIEHREKDLIRVIKETKKKKGNVLIPVFAIDRAQNIMMILKEAKERGEISQPIYLEGMLIKANDIYDNYPDWMNQKMINLFRKENPFNSKMFREVWNRKKIIQSPEPIIVVTTAGMMSGGPVIDYFKSWAPDEKNTLLLVGYQVEETFGRQILDGLREFKDEDGKLRKINSRVEWIEFSAHASHPDLIDYVSSFEEPPKKVFLNHGDPKKLEELWEELSKITECVVADLGVYYTLEQIAEAEEISTKKVTYEKLPPLESPFDLIVTTPQDKILKDRTINLIENTQNELLIAGYLDDSIVSFIIDVVKKGAKVKAIFRHITRPGNKKAFKILKKNGAEVRVNRECHARFLISDDRESIISSSDLTRDSFYDHFEAGIITNDKTILKKTRDFFYKMWDQSVEGYAKD
- a CDS encoding nucleoside phosphorylase, with the translated sequence MFYELLTNMELQYHIKCKDGDIFPYVIMPGDPNRVNLIGSFMEDVKQIASNREYTTISGYYRGVGISVTSTGIGAPSTSIAIEELARIGAKTLIRVGSTGALEETIKCGDLIINTASVRYDGATKDYVNPFYPAVASYEVTLALIEACEKLQYKYHVGIGASRDTFYGGQERPSFKDYHQSFMNNLIDDLEKAKVLNLEMEASTVFTLSSLFSLRAGAILAVFGNRKTQEFEVKGEADAAKATLESINILSDWDKI